GGGCCGCGTACGGCGTCGACTTGCGGGAGCCCTTGAACCCGACCGACCCACCGGACGTCCAAACGATCGTGTTGCCGTTCACGTCGGTGATGTTGATGATGGTGTTGTTGAAGCTGGCCCTGATGTGCGCCTGGCCGAACGCTATGTTCTTGCGCTCGCGCCGCCTTACCCGCTTCCCTTGCCTTCTAGCCAACGCGACCTCCGCAACTCAATTCACGACCAGCCCTGCCCGAAGTCACTTCTTCACCTTCTTCTTACCGGCGACCGCCATGCGCCGACCCTTGCGGGTCCGCCCGTTGGTATGGGTCCGCTGGCCGCGCACCGGGAGGCCTCGCCGATGCCGAAGGCCCTGGTAGCAACCGATTTCCATCTTGCGCTTGATGTTCTGGGCGACCACCCGGCGCAGATCGCCCTCGACGCGTAGGTTGGACTGGATGTAGGTGCGGATCCGGCTCACCTCGTCGTCGTTGAGCTCGTGCACCTTGGTGTCGGGATCGATCCGCAGCCGGTGACACATGTCCCGAGCGGTGTTGATGCCGATGCCGTATATGTAGGTCAGGCCGATCTCGAGTCGCTTCTGCCGCGGCAGGTCGACTCCGGCTATGCGCGCCATGAGGCCATTACCTCCTCAACCCTGCCGCTGCTTGTGGCGCGGGTTGGAGCACACCACCCACACCCGCCGGCGGCGCTTTATCAGGCGACAGTTGTCGCACATCTTCTTAGTGGAGGGCCGTACCTTCACCGTTCGCCCTTTGGGGTCAACCCCGTCGATTCACTGTGATCGTTCGGCGCCGGCTCAGACAAAGAGCTGGACCGCATGCGTAACCGTTCACCCGCCAAAGTTGGATGTCCGCGCCAGACCGGTCGGCGACGCATGACCGACAGGCGATTCTACCCGACCGGACGGGCTGTGAGCAAGTCATTGACGGTGAGAACGACGGGGCCGGCGGCGGTCAGCGCCACCGTGTGCTCGAAGTGTGCGGACCGCCGGCCGTCGGCCGTGAGCACGGTCCACCCGTCCTCGGCGGTCACTGTGTCCGGCGTCCCCAGGTTGAACATGGGCTCCACGCAGACGGCCATGCCCGTCTTCAACCGGTATCCCTTTCCGGGAGGCCCGAGGTTCGGTATCTGCGGGCCCTCGTGCATGGAGCGCCCGATGCCATGCCCCACGTACTGGGAGACCACACCGTATCCGTACGGGACCGCCGCCGTCTCCACCGCATGGCCTATGTCGCCCACCTTCTTGCCGGGGTGGACCTGATCGATACCCGCCCAGAGGGCGCGGCGCGTGACCTCGATCAGCCGGGCGGACTCCTCGTCCACCTCGCCGATCGGGATGGTGAGGGCGGCATCGGCGTGGTACCCCTCGTAGATCGCACCGGCGTCGATCGAGAGGATGTCACCCTCGGCGAGGCGATCGTCCCCCGGGATTCCATGCACGATCACTTCGTTGGGCGATGCGCAGATGTGCGCCGGAAACCCCTGGTAGCCGAGGAAGGAGGGTTCACATCCCCAACCGCGTATCACGTCGGCCGCGACCTGGTCCAGGTGACTCAAGGTCACGCCCACCTCGGCGGCCTCGAACACGGCCTCGTGAACGGCGGCCACGCACCTTCCCGCCTCGGCCATCTTCGCGAACTGGCGCTTGTTCTTGATGGTGATCATGGGCCGCACCGGGTGCTAGGAGTGTGCTGAAGAACGTCCGTTTGGCCCGATAGTCCCCGACGAAACCCCGGGTCGAGGAGTAGCGGGCCATCCACTGCCGTCTCTTTCAGCATGCTCCTCGCCGCGATCCCTGACAGGGAGAACACTTCCGGTAACCCGCAAACCCGGCCTAGAGCGCGGCCAGGGCCGTCAGGATCTTGGCGGTGATCTCCTCGATCTCGCCGATCCCGTTCACCCTCAGAACGAGGCCCCGCTCCCGGTACACGTGGATCAAGGGCGCCGTCTCCCGCTCGTACACCTCCAACCGGTTGCTCACGGACGCCCCGGTGTCATCCGTCCTGCCACGGGCCAGTATCCGTTCCGTCAGCACCTCGTCCGAGGCCTCCAGGACCACTACCGCGTCGAGCGCATAGTCCCCTATGGCCCCGTCGAGCGCGTGGACCTGGGCGAGGTTGCGGGGGAACCCGTCCAGGATGTAGCCGTCCACCGTGTCCGGATCACGGAGGCGTTCCAGCATCATCTCCACCGTGAGAACGTCCGGGACCAGATCGCCGCGGGACAGGATCTCCTCGACCCGCAGGCCCAGCGACGTCCTCGACCCCACGTGGCGGCGGAACATCTCGCCCGTGGAGATATGCGGGATGCCCAAGGCCTCACCGACCCGCTCCGCGTGGGTGCCCTTGCCGACGCCGGGGGCTCCCAGGAAGAGGATTCTCACGTCAAGAATCCCTCGTAGTTTCTCATGGTGAGCTGGCTCTCGATCTGCTTCATCGTCTCCAGGGCCACACCGACCACGATGAGGATCGACACGCCCGAGAACCCGACCGGGATCGCCCATATGGCCGAAGCGATCGCCGGCAGGATGGCGATGAGCCCGAGGAAGACCGAGCCGGGCAGGGTGATCCGGTTGAGAATCCGCCCCAGGTAGCGAGAGGTCTGCTGGCCGGGCCGCTGGCCGGGGATGAAACCACCCTGGCGCTGGATCATCTCCGACTGGCGCGCCGGGTCGAACTGGATGGCCGTATAGAAGTAGGTGAAGAACACGATCAGGAAGAACAGCACCCCGATGTAGAACCAGCTGGTGGCGCCGCTCGCGTAGCCGGACGGCGCCAGGTGGACGTTGATGAAGTCCCTCACAGCCGAGAAGAACCCTTCAGTGCTGGGTATGGAGGTGGAGATCAGCACCGGGAAGAACAGGATCGAGGTGGCGAAGATCACCGGGATCACCCCGGCCATGTTGATCTTCAGCGGTATGTAGGTGCTCTGGCCGCCCATCACCCGGCGGCCCCGGATCCGCTTGGCGAACTGGATGGGGATCCGCCGCTGGCCCTGCTCCACGAAGAGGATGCCCACCACCATCAGGATGAACAGGCCGATGATCAACACGAAGATGGGCGCCCGGCCGGTGGGAATCGTGTACTGCCAGATCAGGGTGAACTGGCTGGGCAGGGCGGCCACGATGCTGATGAAGATCAGCAGCGACATCCCGTTGCCGACCCCGCGCTGGGTGATCAACTCGCCCAGCCACATCACGAAGGCCGTGCCCGCCGTCATCGTCACGACCATCAGCACCACCCGGGTGGGCGTGTAGTCGTCGATCAGCACTATCCCGCCCGTGAAGCTGCTCCCCCGGCTGAAGAGGTAGGTGATACCGGTCGACTGGAGCAGCGCCAGGATCACGGTCAGGTACCGGGTCCACTTGGTGATGACGGCCCTGCCCGACTCGCCCTCGTCCTGCAGCTTCTGCAGGCGGGGTATGAC
The genomic region above belongs to bacterium and contains:
- the rpsM gene encoding 30S ribosomal protein S13: MARIAGVDLPRQKRLEIGLTYIYGIGINTARDMCHRLRIDPDTKVHELNDDEVSRIRTYIQSNLRVEGDLRRVVAQNIKRKMEIGCYQGLRHRRGLPVRGQRTHTNGRTRKGRRMAVAGKKKVKK
- the rpmJ gene encoding 50S ribosomal protein L36 gives rise to the protein MKVRPSTKKMCDNCRLIKRRRRVWVVCSNPRHKQRQG
- the map gene encoding type I methionyl aminopeptidase, with the protein product MITIKNKRQFAKMAEAGRCVAAVHEAVFEAAEVGVTLSHLDQVAADVIRGWGCEPSFLGYQGFPAHICASPNEVIVHGIPGDDRLAEGDILSIDAGAIYEGYHADAALTIPIGEVDEESARLIEVTRRALWAGIDQVHPGKKVGDIGHAVETAAVPYGYGVVSQYVGHGIGRSMHEGPQIPNLGPPGKGYRLKTGMAVCVEPMFNLGTPDTVTAEDGWTVLTADGRRSAHFEHTVALTAAGPVVLTVNDLLTARPVG
- a CDS encoding adenylate kinase → MRILFLGAPGVGKGTHAERVGEALGIPHISTGEMFRRHVGSRTSLGLRVEEILSRGDLVPDVLTVEMMLERLRDPDTVDGYILDGFPRNLAQVHALDGAIGDYALDAVVVLEASDEVLTERILARGRTDDTGASVSNRLEVYERETAPLIHVYRERGLVLRVNGIGEIEEITAKILTALAAL
- the secY gene encoding preprotein translocase subunit SecY → MLNVYRYMFKIPDLRGKILFTLGIFALYRLGATIPVPGIELDRLDALAGQRPGGAFGLLNLFSGNALENLSVFSLGILPYITASIIMQLLSVVIPRLQKLQDEGESGRAVITKWTRYLTVILALLQSTGITYLFSRGSSFTGGIVLIDDYTPTRVVLMVVTMTAGTAFVMWLGELITQRGVGNGMSLLIFISIVAALPSQFTLIWQYTIPTGRAPIFVLIIGLFILMVVGILFVEQGQRRIPIQFAKRIRGRRVMGGQSTYIPLKINMAGVIPVIFATSILFFPVLISTSIPSTEGFFSAVRDFINVHLAPSGYASGATSWFYIGVLFFLIVFFTYFYTAIQFDPARQSEMIQRQGGFIPGQRPGQQTSRYLGRILNRITLPGSVFLGLIAILPAIASAIWAIPVGFSGVSILIVVGVALETMKQIESQLTMRNYEGFLT